A portion of the Candidatus Pristimantibacillus lignocellulolyticus genome contains these proteins:
- a CDS encoding site-2 protease family protein: MNKWLQIKWSLHPLFIMILLASTLTGYFLELIILFLLVIVHELGHIVMAFSVGWRVKSVKLLPFGGVVEVDEGNGASAKDEWLVAIAGPMQNIWMAAFAWVMGDLGLWSLEWTNYLIKANLWLAAFNMMPILPLDGGKIVLAMLSYRFQFFDVLLWTARMSIVCSVILIGYAIFPVFQNFQGIKLNELMIGIFLFYSNVTYHRHVPFLFYRFLLFRSKRVEQLEVAGARVVPILAQSQQSLYEVFKRFKREQLHLLCVVDGVSRGVKLYSEQETLQYSSDGSNLHRAVGELFR; encoded by the coding sequence TTGAATAAATGGCTACAAATAAAATGGAGTCTTCATCCTTTATTTATTATGATATTGTTAGCATCTACATTAACGGGATATTTCCTCGAGCTAATTATATTGTTTTTACTCGTTATTGTTCATGAATTAGGACATATTGTGATGGCTTTTTCCGTTGGCTGGCGTGTGAAATCGGTAAAATTATTACCATTTGGAGGCGTAGTTGAAGTTGACGAAGGAAATGGCGCATCAGCAAAAGATGAATGGCTTGTCGCGATTGCAGGGCCCATGCAAAATATATGGATGGCAGCATTTGCGTGGGTGATGGGCGACTTAGGATTGTGGTCATTAGAATGGACGAACTATCTCATCAAGGCTAATCTATGGTTAGCGGCATTCAATATGATGCCGATACTACCTCTTGATGGAGGGAAAATAGTACTAGCTATGTTAAGTTATCGTTTTCAGTTCTTCGATGTTTTATTATGGACTGCAAGAATGAGTATTGTATGTAGCGTTATTCTAATCGGCTATGCTATATTTCCAGTGTTTCAGAATTTCCAAGGTATAAAATTGAATGAATTAATGATCGGCATATTTTTGTTCTATTCTAATGTTACTTATCATCGCCATGTTCCATTTCTATTTTATAGATTTTTACTATTTCGTTCGAAGCGAGTAGAACAACTTGAAGTCGCAGGTGCACGAGTTGTTCCAATACTTGCACAATCACAACAAAGTTTATATGAGGTATTCAAAAGATTTAAACGTGAACAACTTCATCTTTTATGTGTCGTAGATGGTGTATCTCGAGGGGTAAAACTTTACTCTGAACAAGAGACGCTGCAATATAGTTCAGATGGAAGTAATCTTCATCGTGCAGTTGGTGAACTTTTCCGTTAA